In Sphingobacterium sp. PCS056, the following proteins share a genomic window:
- a CDS encoding flavin reductase family protein, translated as MKAINRSEIDEMDKFYRINLINSLIGVKPLNLLGTCNRAGTTNLSIISSAFHLGALPPLLGLVMRPQREHNDTLNNIQATGQYTLNNVLPDWYKQAHQTSASYASGISEFDTCGFHECYKEDFKAPFVQESTVRIGLELREIIDVAINGTTIVIGEIVQLLIDDLIIEEGGDGGSY; from the coding sequence ATGAAAGCAATAAATAGAAGTGAAATCGATGAAATGGATAAATTCTATCGAATCAATCTGATTAATAGTTTGATCGGTGTAAAACCACTGAATCTATTAGGTACATGCAATCGGGCGGGTACAACTAATCTAAGCATTATTAGTTCTGCATTTCACTTAGGCGCTCTTCCGCCCTTGCTGGGACTGGTGATGAGACCACAGCGCGAACACAACGATACGCTTAACAATATACAGGCTACTGGGCAGTACACGTTGAACAATGTATTGCCAGATTGGTATAAACAAGCGCATCAGACCAGCGCCAGTTATGCTTCGGGAATATCTGAATTTGATACATGCGGCTTTCATGAATGTTATAAAGAAGATTTTAAAGCTCCATTTGTCCAAGAATCTACTGTGAGAATAGGTTTGGAGTTAAGAGAAATTATAGATGTCGCGATCAATGGAACGACAATCGTCATTGGCGAGATCGTGCAGCTACTGATTGATGATTTGATTATTGAAGAGGGGGGGGACGGTGGATCATATTAA
- a CDS encoding ExbD/TolR family protein, giving the protein MAELNQKQPQAGIKKIRSKKLAPKVDLTAMVDLAFLLITFFMLTTTLSKPYRLDVAMPDNHGENPLLLDERRVVSLLLTDKGLMWYHGDFNHPISKPEFTDLSKTGIRKVLDRLKAEIPPKADGKDMIVLIKPSKEARAVDVIQALDEMKQVDIKRYTISKIGDDEEKMVLAML; this is encoded by the coding sequence ATGGCAGAGCTAAATCAAAAACAACCGCAAGCAGGGATAAAGAAAATAAGAAGTAAAAAATTGGCTCCGAAGGTCGATCTTACTGCGATGGTGGATCTTGCTTTTTTATTGATCACTTTTTTTATGTTGACCACCACCTTAAGTAAACCGTATCGATTAGATGTGGCGATGCCGGACAATCATGGAGAAAACCCTTTATTGCTAGACGAAAGGCGTGTAGTTTCCCTGTTATTGACCGATAAGGGATTGATGTGGTATCATGGCGATTTTAATCATCCCATATCAAAACCGGAGTTTACTGATCTAAGTAAGACAGGGATAAGAAAAGTCTTGGATCGTCTAAAAGCAGAAATCCCTCCAAAGGCTGACGGTAAGGATATGATCGTCTTGATTAAACCGAGTAAGGAAGCTCGTGCTGTAGATGTGATCCAAGCGTTGGATGAGATGAAACAGGTGGATATCAAACGCTATACCATCAGTAAAATCGGAGACGACGAGGAAAAGATGGTTTTAGCTATGCTTTAA
- a CDS encoding aldo/keto reductase translates to MEYRKLGDSELEISAITFGAWAAGGWMWGSTDRTEAIEAIRASYDVGVTAIDTAPVYGQGTSEEIVGEAIREIGRDRVQILTKFGMRWDLAKGNLAMHSKNNSGEDIDIYKFAGRDSIIYECEQSLRRLGTDYIDLYQIHWPDPTTGMDETFEAVTRLIEQGKVRYAGVCNYSAAEMEEAEKTLKLVSNQVPFSMVNRDIEQETVSYCVVNNKSILAYSPLERGLLTGKITADYQFQPGDHRAKLPHFQPDFITKTNDLLAKIKPIADQHHATLAQLVLRWTIERAGITIALAGARNALQAVQNAKAIDIHLTQEEIETINEFVNNF, encoded by the coding sequence ATGGAATATAGAAAATTAGGTGATAGTGAATTAGAGATTTCAGCGATTACTTTTGGCGCTTGGGCGGCTGGCGGCTGGATGTGGGGAAGTACGGATAGAACCGAAGCTATCGAAGCCATTAGAGCTTCTTATGACGTTGGTGTAACTGCTATTGATACAGCGCCCGTCTATGGACAAGGCACTAGTGAAGAAATCGTTGGTGAGGCGATCAGAGAAATTGGTCGCGACCGGGTTCAGATTTTAACTAAATTTGGTATGCGCTGGGATTTGGCAAAAGGAAATTTAGCGATGCACAGTAAAAACAATTCGGGTGAGGATATTGATATCTATAAATTTGCGGGTAGAGATAGTATTATTTACGAATGTGAACAGAGCTTGCGACGTTTGGGTACAGATTACATTGATCTCTACCAAATTCACTGGCCCGACCCCACGACAGGGATGGACGAAACTTTTGAAGCAGTTACCCGTTTGATAGAACAAGGTAAGGTACGTTATGCTGGGGTTTGTAACTATAGTGCGGCGGAAATGGAGGAAGCTGAAAAAACATTAAAATTAGTTTCTAACCAAGTCCCATTCAGTATGGTCAATCGGGATATCGAGCAGGAAACAGTTTCGTATTGTGTGGTTAATAACAAATCAATCCTAGCGTATAGTCCATTGGAGAGAGGTTTATTGACAGGTAAAATCACTGCTGATTATCAATTTCAACCTGGTGATCACCGCGCAAAATTACCACATTTCCAGCCTGATTTTATTACTAAAACAAATGATTTACTGGCGAAAATAAAACCAATTGCAGATCAGCATCATGCAACTTTAGCCCAATTGGTATTACGGTGGACTATCGAAAGGGCAGGGATTACCATTGCATTGGCAGGGGCAAGAAATGCACTGCAGGCGGTTCAAAATGCTAAAGCGATCGATATCCATTTAACCCAAGAGGAAATCGAAACCATCAATGAATTTGTTAATAATTTTTAA
- a CDS encoding YceI family protein, with protein MANWSLDKAHSEIEFKVKHMMITNVKGQFQDFDVTVDSESNHLENAKIDLTIKTASINTKNEQRDEHLRSSDFFDASAHPEITFHATSSTKDGDDIKLTGDLTIKGVTKSITVDVEFGGLAKDPWGNEKIGYTATGKINRQDFGLTWNAALETGGLMVSDEVKFQADLQFIVTK; from the coding sequence ATGGCAAATTGGAGTTTAGACAAAGCACACAGTGAAATTGAGTTTAAAGTAAAACACATGATGATTACTAACGTAAAAGGTCAATTTCAAGATTTCGATGTTACGGTAGACAGTGAATCCAACCATTTAGAAAATGCCAAAATTGACCTGACCATCAAAACAGCGTCTATCAATACTAAAAACGAGCAACGCGATGAACACTTAAGAAGCTCAGATTTTTTTGACGCATCAGCTCATCCAGAGATTACCTTTCATGCGACAAGTAGCACAAAAGATGGGGATGATATCAAATTAACAGGAGATCTAACCATCAAAGGAGTGACCAAATCAATTACTGTAGATGTTGAATTTGGCGGATTAGCCAAGGATCCTTGGGGTAATGAAAAAATCGGTTACACCGCAACCGGTAAAATCAACCGTCAGGATTTCGGATTAACGTGGAATGCAGCATTAGAAACAGGTGGATTGATGGTGAGTGACGAAGTCAAATTTCAAGCAGATTTACAATTCATCGTTACGAAATAA